The Clostridia bacterium sequence GCGCAGAGCCGTCTGCCCCGCGTCCGTCGGGTCTGCGTATTTGAGGTTTACCGAGCCCGTCGCGCTCGCTAGCAGGGGAATGGATGTCTTGAAACCATTGTTGCCATCGTTCATTGAGGTTTTGTCAAACATGTCGCGAGAGCCCTCGAAGCTCCAGTCCGCTGTGCCCGCAACCGCCGTTGAACCGACCATGACCTTCGAGGCATATCCGACGATAGCCATTTTACAAACCACTCCTATGCCCACCCGCTGGCGGCTCCCGGAGCAGGTGGAAATTGCATGAGAAAACCGGACGACCATTCTCGTCCGGCCCAAGCGGGATGATGTCGCCTTGCGCCCATATCCCGTCATATTGAGTCCCGTTGATGCCCTGACTCGGCAATGCCGCGAGCGCATCCCTGACTGTCAGCGCCTTCGCCCATGCGATGGGGTACTCGGTGTCAACAGGTCGGCCTCTCACATGCACCATCACAGTTGGCCTGTCCACACGCCATTTGGGATCAGGTGAAAAGCCGCCAGTATCGTATACGGTGATGCACCTATCTGGCGCAGCAGGCATTGAGCCCTGCGCGATGCGCCAGTCTGCTGTAGTCGTGCGCGTGCCCACGCCCGCGGCTACCAGCAGGTCGGCTATATCCTTCGATGGAGGGTTCACTTGAGTGCGCCACCTGCCTTGTCCTGGACGATCTTGGTGAGGTCCACACTCTTAATTGCATCCTCTAGAAACTTAGCCTTACCACCCTTGGGATGGTCGAAGTCGACGCCCTCGTGTTGCGCTGCTGCGTATGGGACGCTAAACCCTACTATGACCATCGCACAGCCGTCCGGGCGCTTGTTGTCGCGGACCTTGCTGGGGTCCGCGCCCGTGGCCACGACG is a genomic window containing:
- a CDS encoding minor capsid protein, which encodes MNPPSKDIADLLVAAGVGTRTTTADWRIAQGSMPAAPDRCITVYDTGGFSPDPKWRVDRPTVMVHVRGRPVDTEYPIAWAKALTVRDALAALPSQGINGTQYDGIWAQGDIIPLGPDENGRPVFSCNFHLLREPPAGGHRSGL
- a CDS encoding phage tail tube protein — protein: MAIVGYASKVMVGSTAVAGTADWSFEGSRDMFDKTSMNDGNNGFKTSIPLLASATGSVNLKYADPTDAGQTALRNAWLQGTLATVELYEDSTHKWSGSVYITSLSSKSSVEGVATGSFNFQFNGAPTFA